One genomic segment of Candidatus Beckwithbacteria bacterium includes these proteins:
- the pilM gene encoding type IV pilus assembly protein PilM, whose protein sequence is MPAHFGIDISSNSIKVAEAKNVGNGYELQAFGEVRTPASLQSSNSQDEGLIAKSIKQLIRDSGIKNRNVYMALPENQVYTRVIQLPLLKEEELKNALKFEAEQYVPIPIDEVFLEYQTLYAPPPDIKGAKMEVLIVAARKTIVEKLTRIAQMADLTPLVAETSLLATLRAVKEQMGDFSMLVDLGNSSTDIAIIQSGNVKQVSSIPTAGHALTRAVAQALSLPEQQARQYKHTYGLEEDQLEGKVARAMEEPITIIVNHIEKNVRFAKELSKDGSINQVVISGGTALLPNLTFYLVDKIGIEVNLANPLQACINENLPSQLVAAGPRFASVIGLAIRD, encoded by the coding sequence TAATGGCTACGAACTTCAAGCTTTTGGCGAAGTTAGAACTCCGGCTTCATTACAGTCCAGTAATTCTCAAGACGAGGGCTTGATTGCCAAATCTATCAAACAGCTGATTCGTGATTCAGGTATCAAAAACCGCAATGTATATATGGCTTTGCCTGAGAATCAGGTTTATACAAGAGTAATTCAACTTCCTCTTTTAAAAGAGGAAGAACTGAAAAACGCTCTCAAATTTGAAGCCGAACAATACGTACCTATTCCTATTGATGAAGTCTTTTTAGAATACCAGACACTGTATGCTCCTCCACCAGATATTAAAGGAGCAAAGATGGAAGTTCTGATAGTTGCTGCCAGAAAAACTATTGTAGAAAAACTAACCAGAATTGCCCAAATGGCTGATTTAACCCCATTGGTTGCTGAAACTAGTTTATTGGCAACACTGCGAGCTGTAAAAGAACAAATGGGTGACTTTTCTATGTTGGTTGATTTAGGTAATAGTTCAACTGATATTGCTATTATTCAAAGTGGCAATGTAAAGCAAGTTAGCTCTATTCCTACCGCCGGACACGCTTTAACTCGAGCTGTAGCTCAAGCGCTTAGTCTGCCAGAACAACAAGCCCGGCAATACAAGCATACCTATGGTTTGGAGGAAGATCAGCTAGAAGGTAAAGTAGCTCGAGCTATGGAAGAACCAATCACCATTATTGTTAACCATATTGAAAAAAATGTTCGTTTTGCTAAAGAATTATCAAAAGATGGTTCAATTAACCAAGTGGTAATTTCTGGAGGAACAGCCCTTTTACCAAACCTGACTTTTTATTTGGTTGATAAAATTGGAATCGAGGTTAATTTGGCTAATCCTCTACAAGCATGTATCAATGAAAACCTGCCTTCACAGCTTGTGGCGGCAGGTCCGCGTTTTGCCTCAGTAATTGGATTAGCAATCAGAGACTAA
- a CDS encoding KH domain-containing protein gives MQELLHYILEGIVDHPEDIEIRGNESEFGFINLEVKVNPEDMGKVIGKRGQTIGAIRKLLRVKAIKLGKRFQLTLLDEQQKD, from the coding sequence ATGCAAGAATTGCTCCACTATATTTTAGAAGGCATTGTTGATCATCCTGAAGACATTGAGATTAGAGGAAACGAAAGCGAGTTTGGTTTTATCAATCTTGAAGTCAAGGTTAACCCTGAAGATATGGGGAAAGTTATCGGTAAGCGTGGCCAAACTATCGGGGCTATTCGTAAATTACTTAGAGTTAAGGCGATTAAACTAGGGAAGCGTTTTCAACTTACTCTTCTTGATGAGCAGCAAAAGGATTAG
- the rpsP gene encoding 30S ribosomal protein S16, with amino-acid sequence MLKIKLSRIGKKNQPFYRIIVAEARSKRDGKYIDLLGTYNPVVTPKEIKLDTKKYDEWVNKGAQATPTVAHLYKTISK; translated from the coding sequence ATGTTAAAGATAAAACTTTCTCGTATCGGTAAAAAGAACCAGCCCTTCTACCGTATTATTGTGGCTGAAGCCAGATCCAAACGTGATGGCAAATATATTGATTTATTGGGTACATATAATCCAGTAGTCACTCCTAAAGAGATTAAGCTGGATACCAAAAAATATGATGAGTGGGTTAACAAAGGTGCTCAAGCAACTCCTACAGTAGCCCATTTGTATAAAACTATTAGTAAATAA
- the rnc gene encoding ribonuclease III, which translates to MTSLTDCQQKLNYQYQNQELLERALTHRSYLNENRSISESNERLEFLGDAVLELVTSDFLFKTETKLPEGKLTSLRAKIVQTKTLAAVATRLDLGSYIKLSKGEEASGGNHNASILADLVEAIIGSIYLDGGLAAVTTFIDEQLLQDYKQLVQNAQVEDWKSKLQEQVQAKGGIAPTYEVIKEEGPDHDRQFTVQVYFFDAVQAEGTGRSKQAAQQAAAQQALEKIVSLG; encoded by the coding sequence ATGACTTCATTGACTGATTGCCAACAAAAATTAAACTATCAATATCAGAATCAAGAACTTCTTGAGAGGGCTTTGACTCATCGTTCGTATTTAAATGAAAATCGGTCTATTTCTGAGTCAAATGAACGGCTTGAGTTTTTGGGCGATGCCGTTTTGGAGCTGGTTACTTCTGACTTTTTATTTAAAACTGAAACTAAGTTACCAGAAGGTAAACTGACTTCTCTTCGGGCTAAAATTGTCCAAACTAAAACCTTAGCAGCTGTGGCTACCAGACTTGATTTAGGTAGTTATATCAAACTATCTAAAGGAGAAGAAGCCTCTGGTGGCAACCATAATGCCTCAATTTTAGCTGATTTAGTTGAAGCTATTATTGGCTCTATTTATCTTGATGGGGGACTAGCAGCTGTAACTACCTTTATTGATGAGCAATTATTGCAAGATTACAAGCAATTAGTACAAAATGCTCAAGTAGAGGATTGGAAAAGTAAGCTCCAGGAACAGGTTCAAGCTAAAGGTGGAATAGCTCCTACTTACGAAGTTATTAAAGAGGAAGGCCCTGATCATGACCGTCAATTCACTGTCCAAGTTTATTTTTTTGATGCAGTTCAAGCTGAAGGTACTGGTAGGTCCAAACAAGCTGCCCAACAGGCTGCTGCTCAACAAGCTCTTGAGAAAATCGTTAGTTTAGGTTAA
- the nusB gene encoding transcription antitermination factor NusB: MKTRTDPRHKKRIRRFKKLFSYSFIRNEPEVDLGIEKVVSKLKKIDAFIQEAAPEWPVDRLNKVDLAILRLSVYELLIVRKTPPKVVIDEAVEIGKEYGSESTAKFVNGVLGALLEKHRQDSEKPVAKTE, translated from the coding sequence TTGAAAACAAGAACTGATCCAAGACATAAAAAGCGAATCCGACGGTTTAAAAAACTGTTTAGCTATAGTTTCATTAGGAACGAGCCGGAAGTTGATTTAGGGATTGAGAAGGTTGTTAGCAAACTTAAAAAAATTGATGCTTTTATTCAAGAAGCTGCTCCTGAATGGCCGGTAGATCGGCTTAACAAAGTTGATCTTGCCATCTTACGCCTTTCAGTTTATGAACTGCTCATTGTAAGAAAAACTCCCCCAAAGGTAGTTATTGATGAAGCAGTAGAAATTGGCAAAGAGTATGGCAGCGAAAGCACTGCCAAATTTGTCAATGGCGTTCTAGGAGCTCTTCTGGAAAAACATCGTCAAGATAGTGAAAAACCAGTTGCTAAGACAGAATAA
- the rpmF gene encoding 50S ribosomal protein L32: protein MPPLPKKKTSTRRTGKRRAAIARPKATVTTCRHCNSPKEAHVVCKNCGKY, encoded by the coding sequence ATGCCTCCACTTCCAAAGAAAAAAACCTCAACTCGTAGAACTGGTAAAAGAAGAGCTGCTATTGCTAGACCAAAAGCTACAGTCACAACTTGTAGACATTGCAATAGTCCCAAAGAAGCTCATGTGGTTTGTAAAAACTGCGGCAAGTATTAG
- the recG gene encoding ATP-dependent DNA helicase RecG encodes MKLTLETPIEDLYMVGEKYADVLKKQLNIHTVEDLLYHFPFRYDDLTAQKTIAEIEVGETVTLQGQIVSLKNAYTRNGKNIQQGVFTDGTNTVQVTWFNQPYLTKTLAPGTQINLAGKVTMFGRRVGLTAPKFEILRTLTPANSQVETTHTGRLVPIYPETFGVSSKWLRSRLKPIIKYLDGLVLDWLPTEVIHSQNVLSLAQALIKIHFPDSQEDIKKARERLAFDELFLLQLQVQQRKGDWQQKSLRRQFNFSQNDLEPFIKKLPFALTTDQKQGLTDIIKDLNSSVPMNRLLEGDVGSGKTVVAAAAIYLIHQAGSKVAFMAPTEVLANQHLETLSKFLKPHKIKIGFFTGSKKAKGNLQDYDVYLGTHALLFQDLPHEHIGLVIIDEQHRFGVAQRSKLIGKKKLPHVLTMTATPIPRTVALTLYGDLSLSMIKHAPHGRKQVKTWVVPGKKRLAAYEWIQQQIKENKTQAFFIYPLIDQSESLLMSEVKAAKIEFEKLNKQLPNLKIGLLHGRMKPKEKEEVMGNFAGKKLDILVATSVIEVGIDIANATIMVIDGAERFGLAQLHQLRGRVGRSDKQSYCLLFSTSDGDQNKRLKAMEHNHSGIALAELDLKMRGPGQLYGTMQSGFMALKIASLDDQVLISQTYQLASKLLPKLQDYPLLQEKLKQYTIQNVQPN; translated from the coding sequence ATGAAATTGACCCTCGAAACTCCCATTGAAGACTTATACATGGTTGGTGAAAAATACGCTGACGTGCTCAAGAAGCAACTCAACATTCATACAGTTGAAGATTTGCTTTATCATTTTCCTTTTCGTTACGACGATCTGACTGCTCAAAAAACCATTGCTGAGATAGAAGTAGGGGAGACAGTGACCTTACAAGGTCAGATTGTTTCTTTAAAAAATGCTTACACTAGAAACGGTAAAAATATTCAACAGGGTGTGTTTACTGACGGAACTAATACGGTTCAGGTCACTTGGTTTAATCAGCCATATTTGACTAAAACCCTTGCTCCAGGAACTCAAATCAACTTAGCTGGCAAAGTTACTATGTTTGGCCGGAGAGTTGGCCTAACTGCTCCTAAATTTGAAATTCTAAGAACATTAACTCCTGCTAATTCTCAAGTAGAAACTACCCATACTGGCCGTCTAGTTCCTATTTATCCTGAAACGTTTGGTGTGTCTTCCAAGTGGTTACGTTCCCGTCTCAAACCTATTATCAAATATCTTGATGGATTAGTGCTTGATTGGTTACCAACCGAAGTAATCCACAGCCAAAATGTATTATCTTTAGCTCAGGCTTTAATAAAGATTCATTTCCCAGATTCTCAAGAAGATATTAAAAAAGCTCGAGAGCGCTTAGCTTTTGACGAGCTATTTTTACTGCAGCTGCAAGTTCAGCAGCGTAAAGGGGATTGGCAGCAAAAAAGTCTAAGAAGGCAATTTAATTTTAGCCAAAATGATTTGGAGCCGTTTATCAAAAAACTACCGTTTGCATTGACTACCGACCAAAAACAGGGTCTTACAGATATTATCAAAGATTTAAATAGTAGTGTCCCTATGAACCGGCTTTTAGAAGGCGATGTTGGCAGCGGCAAAACCGTAGTAGCTGCAGCCGCTATTTACCTTATTCACCAAGCTGGTAGTAAAGTCGCTTTTATGGCTCCAACAGAAGTTTTAGCTAACCAACATTTAGAAACACTTTCAAAGTTTCTAAAACCCCACAAAATTAAAATTGGCTTTTTCACTGGCAGTAAAAAGGCTAAGGGAAACCTTCAAGATTATGATGTCTATCTTGGCACTCATGCTTTACTTTTCCAAGATTTGCCTCACGAACACATTGGTTTAGTGATTATTGATGAGCAGCATCGCTTTGGGGTGGCTCAGCGTAGTAAGCTAATTGGTAAAAAGAAATTGCCTCACGTTTTGACTATGACCGCTACACCAATTCCTAGGACAGTAGCTTTAACGCTATATGGTGATTTATCACTGTCTATGATTAAGCATGCTCCTCATGGCCGTAAACAGGTTAAAACTTGGGTCGTTCCTGGCAAAAAACGCCTGGCTGCTTATGAGTGGATCCAGCAGCAAATTAAGGAGAATAAAACCCAGGCCTTTTTCATTTACCCACTAATAGATCAATCTGAAAGTTTATTAATGAGTGAAGTTAAAGCTGCCAAGATTGAGTTTGAAAAACTCAACAAACAACTACCCAATCTGAAAATTGGCCTTTTGCATGGCCGAATGAAGCCAAAGGAAAAAGAAGAGGTTATGGGTAATTTTGCTGGCAAAAAACTAGATATTTTAGTGGCAACTTCTGTTATTGAGGTAGGGATTGATATTGCTAATGCGACCATCATGGTTATTGATGGGGCAGAGCGTTTTGGCTTAGCACAGTTGCATCAACTTCGGGGACGGGTTGGCCGCAGTGATAAACAATCCTACTGTTTACTTTTTTCTACCTCTGATGGTGATCAAAATAAACGCCTCAAGGCCATGGAGCATAACCATTCGGGTATAGCTTTGGCAGAATTAGATCTAAAGATGCGTGGACCTGGCCAGCTCTATGGCACTATGCAATCAGGTTTTATGGCTTTAAAAATAGCTTCTTTGGATGATCAGGTTTTAATAAGCCAAACGTACCAATTAGCTAGCAAGTTGCTGCCAAAACTTCAAGATTACCCCCTCTTGCAAGAAAAACTGAAACAGTATACAATCCAAAACGTTCAACCCAATTAA
- a CDS encoding tyrosine--tRNA ligase has protein sequence MNQIITEPKIIDDFISRRLDKIVPNKEELKTRLMSGKKLRLYQGFDPSSPNLHIGHLVGLLTLKAFQDLGHEVIFLIGDFTGMIGDPSGKSQARNVTSLEFTQKNAQTYREQAGKILRFEGDNPILIKFNSEWNNKLDFAGVINLATHFTVQQMIERDMFQERFKKNQEVYLNEFLYPLTQGYDSVAMEVDLEVGGTDQLFNMLAGRKLLKELKGIDKLVVTTPLLADSSGNKIGKTEGNAINITNPPEQLYGQMMSLPDSAIMPCFKLITQIPSEQLPEVEEKVKTDPMAAKKHLAWELTKMLNDEAAANKAQEHFEKTVQGGANPDEIAEFTPSTYTPLTILAILGEAELISSNSEGKRLIEQNAVKIDDQVVNDPNQVIELKSGMVIKAGKRKFVRVK, from the coding sequence ATGAATCAAATTATTACTGAGCCAAAAATTATTGACGATTTTATCAGTAGACGTCTGGATAAAATTGTTCCCAACAAGGAAGAGCTAAAAACTAGACTTATGTCTGGTAAAAAATTGCGGCTCTATCAAGGTTTTGACCCTAGTTCACCCAATCTGCATATTGGTCATCTAGTAGGATTACTAACATTAAAGGCTTTTCAAGATCTGGGTCATGAAGTGATTTTTTTGATTGGTGATTTTACCGGCATGATCGGCGATCCCTCAGGTAAATCTCAAGCCCGCAATGTTACTTCTCTCGAATTTACCCAAAAAAACGCTCAAACGTATAGAGAACAGGCTGGTAAAATTTTGCGTTTTGAAGGTGACAACCCCATTTTGATCAAATTCAATTCCGAGTGGAACAATAAATTGGATTTTGCTGGGGTGATTAATCTGGCTACTCATTTTACCGTCCAACAGATGATTGAACGGGACATGTTTCAGGAGCGATTTAAAAAGAATCAAGAAGTTTATTTGAATGAATTTTTATACCCTTTAACCCAAGGGTACGACAGTGTGGCCATGGAAGTAGATTTAGAAGTAGGGGGGACTGATCAGCTATTTAATATGTTAGCCGGCCGCAAACTTCTCAAGGAGCTTAAGGGCATTGATAAATTGGTTGTAACCACACCACTCTTAGCTGATAGTTCTGGTAATAAAATTGGCAAAACCGAAGGCAATGCCATTAATATTACTAATCCGCCGGAGCAATTGTATGGCCAAATGATGAGCTTACCAGATAGTGCTATTATGCCGTGTTTTAAACTGATTACCCAAATTCCCAGTGAGCAACTGCCGGAAGTTGAAGAAAAAGTTAAAACTGATCCCATGGCAGCTAAAAAACACTTAGCTTGGGAGCTAACTAAAATGCTCAACGACGAAGCAGCTGCCAACAAGGCGCAAGAGCATTTTGAAAAGACCGTGCAAGGTGGTGCTAATCCAGATGAAATAGCTGAATTTACACCATCAACATATACCCCTCTTACTATTCTTGCTATTCTTGGAGAGGCAGAATTGATCAGCTCAAACTCAGAAGGCAAACGTCTCATTGAGCAAAATGCTGTTAAAATTGATGATCAAGTGGTGAATGATCCTAACCAAGTAATTGAGTTAAAATCTGGAATGGTTATTAAAGCTGGGAAAAGAAAGTTTGTAAGAGTTAAATAA
- a CDS encoding PBP1A family penicillin-binding protein yields MLGNMTTLKQNLLITYQLMRRKIKNFLSPILPWHRTWHSRLAVLRSRRSHSRVGSSYNPSTVGFGKYKISKTKLLKYGAIVGFISIVLLTFMMVGLFAWFAKDLPQPDKIVRKEGFATKIFDRNDKLLYEVFADQKRIPVELKDIPTNLKNATIAIEDKSFYEHEGFDPKGYLRIVYNVIVKHRVIGGSTLTQQIVKNVLLSSERTLTRKIKELILAIQIERKYSKDEILQIYLNEAPYGGTAWGVATAAETYFDKKVKDLNLVECAILAGMPQSPTYYSPYGNYPDAYKARTTDVLRRMREDKYITKAQEEQALKDLEKVKFKPLGTGILAPHFVMYVKAQLEDRYGQTMVEQGGLQIKTTLDYDLHKKIQAITKEEIDKVAESVHITNGAVMVMDPQTGEILSMVGSKDYFDEEYDGKVNVTTSLRQPGSSIKPVTYVTALREGFTPESMIMDTKTEFPGVSASEPYVPKNYTGKFAGPVSLRTALGNSLNIPAVKLLAMVGVQDMMQIGYEMGLSTFKPSQEQIGRLGLSVTLGGGEVSLLDLTTAYSAFANEGKKVEPISVLEVKDRNGKVLEETKPTKGKQVLSAEEAFLISNMLADNNARLLTFGANSLLNIAGRSVAVKTGTTDDQRDNWAVGWTPQVIVGVWVGNNDNTKMKSVASGVSGASPIWRRTILAALDKKPVVEFKMPSGIESIALDSVSGYPAHDDFPSKESLIIRGTKPTGNDPIHVKLKVCKSDENKLAPDSVIVKGDYSDKEYFIFKEDDPLFGDEDNRWQKGINEWIAGQGDARYHPPTEFCSVDEAVVVRIEQPNNESKIGNDVEVKVKVGTSNDDDIDRIEIFANSDKKGEIKSKPYQLSFRLDDGVYEIKAKAYRKDGKTGEHSVHIGVNKEWDWTEPTPTPTPTATPTPTPTPTPTPTPTPTPTPTPEGGSGGPSEE; encoded by the coding sequence ATGTTAGGAAACATGACCACGCTCAAACAAAATCTGTTAATTACTTACCAGCTTATGCGCCGAAAGATCAAAAATTTCCTATCTCCGATTTTGCCATGGCATAGGACTTGGCATTCCAGATTGGCCGTACTACGATCAAGACGAAGTCACTCTAGAGTTGGTAGTAGTTATAATCCTAGTACAGTTGGTTTTGGTAAATACAAAATCAGCAAAACCAAACTTCTAAAATACGGTGCCATTGTGGGCTTTATCTCTATTGTTTTGCTGACCTTTATGATGGTAGGACTGTTTGCTTGGTTTGCCAAAGATCTGCCGCAACCAGATAAAATTGTCCGCAAAGAGGGTTTTGCCACCAAAATTTTTGACCGTAATGATAAGTTGCTATATGAAGTTTTTGCTGACCAAAAACGAATTCCGGTTGAACTTAAAGACATTCCTACCAATTTGAAAAATGCCACGATTGCGATTGAAGATAAAAGTTTTTACGAACATGAAGGTTTTGATCCAAAAGGCTATTTACGTATTGTTTATAACGTAATTGTTAAACATCGAGTAATCGGTGGCTCAACACTGACCCAACAAATTGTCAAAAATGTTCTACTAAGTTCCGAGCGGACGTTGACTCGAAAAATTAAAGAACTGATTTTAGCTATTCAAATTGAGCGTAAATACAGCAAGGACGAAATCTTGCAAATTTATTTAAATGAAGCGCCTTATGGAGGTACTGCTTGGGGAGTAGCCACGGCTGCTGAAACTTATTTTGACAAAAAAGTTAAAGATTTGAATCTAGTTGAATGTGCTATTTTGGCTGGAATGCCCCAAAGTCCAACCTATTATTCCCCCTATGGCAATTATCCAGATGCTTATAAAGCCCGAACGACTGATGTGCTGCGCCGAATGCGGGAAGATAAATATATTACTAAAGCTCAAGAGGAACAAGCTTTGAAAGATCTGGAAAAAGTAAAATTCAAGCCATTGGGGACTGGGATTTTAGCACCTCATTTTGTTATGTATGTCAAAGCCCAGCTTGAAGATCGGTATGGCCAGACTATGGTTGAGCAAGGTGGTTTACAAATCAAAACCACACTTGATTATGATTTACATAAAAAAATCCAAGCTATCACTAAAGAAGAAATTGATAAAGTAGCGGAAAGCGTCCATATCACCAATGGAGCTGTCATGGTCATGGATCCTCAGACTGGCGAGATTCTTTCCATGGTGGGATCAAAAGATTATTTTGACGAGGAATACGATGGTAAAGTCAATGTAACTACTTCACTGCGTCAGCCTGGTTCTTCGATTAAGCCAGTTACCTATGTGACAGCGCTGCGGGAAGGCTTTACTCCTGAATCAATGATTATGGATACTAAAACTGAATTTCCAGGAGTTTCTGCTAGCGAGCCATATGTGCCCAAAAATTATACTGGCAAATTTGCTGGTCCAGTCTCACTCCGAACTGCTCTTGGCAACTCGCTCAATATTCCGGCAGTTAAATTACTGGCGATGGTTGGAGTGCAAGATATGATGCAGATTGGTTATGAAATGGGTCTGTCAACCTTTAAACCATCACAAGAGCAGATTGGCCGTTTAGGTTTGTCAGTGACTTTAGGTGGTGGCGAAGTATCTTTGCTTGATTTGACTACGGCCTACTCGGCTTTTGCTAATGAAGGTAAAAAAGTTGAACCAATTTCAGTTTTGGAGGTTAAAGACCGCAATGGTAAAGTCTTGGAAGAAACCAAGCCTACTAAAGGTAAACAAGTTTTGAGTGCTGAAGAAGCCTTTCTAATTTCCAATATGCTGGCTGACAACAATGCCAGATTACTAACTTTCGGAGCCAATTCGCTGCTAAATATTGCTGGTCGTAGTGTGGCAGTCAAAACCGGAACGACCGATGATCAGCGGGACAACTGGGCAGTTGGTTGGACTCCACAAGTCATTGTTGGAGTTTGGGTGGGTAATAATGACAATACTAAGATGAAATCAGTAGCTTCAGGTGTATCGGGTGCTTCGCCAATTTGGCGTCGGACTATTTTGGCAGCTTTGGATAAAAAACCAGTGGTTGAGTTTAAAATGCCTAGTGGCATCGAATCAATTGCTCTTGATAGTGTTTCCGGCTATCCGGCCCATGATGATTTTCCTAGTAAAGAATCTTTGATTATTCGGGGGACTAAGCCAACTGGCAATGACCCAATTCATGTCAAACTCAAAGTCTGCAAAAGTGATGAAAATAAACTAGCTCCGGATTCGGTCATTGTTAAAGGTGATTACTCTGATAAAGAATATTTTATTTTTAAAGAAGATGATCCTCTATTTGGTGATGAGGATAACCGCTGGCAAAAAGGAATTAATGAATGGATTGCAGGCCAAGGTGATGCCCGTTATCATCCGCCTACCGAATTTTGTAGCGTAGATGAAGCGGTAGTGGTGCGAATTGAACAACCTAACAATGAATCAAAGATTGGCAATGATGTGGAAGTCAAAGTCAAAGTTGGAACCAGTAATGACGATGATATTGATCGGATTGAGATCTTTGCCAATAGTGACAAAAAAGGTGAGATTAAAAGCAAACCATATCAACTTAGCTTCCGTCTTGATGATGGAGTGTATGAAATTAAAGCTAAGGCGTATCGTAAAGATGGTAAAACTGGTGAACACAGCGTTCACATTGGTGTTAATAAAGAATGGGATTGGACTGAACCAACGCCAACTCCTACTCCCACTGCTACTCCAACGCCAACCCCAACTCCTACCCCAACTCCTACCCCCACTCCAACCCCGACACCGACTCCCGAAGGTGGCAGTGGCGGACCATCTGAAGAATAA
- a CDS encoding cupin domain-containing protein, translating into MKLIRACDKQFESASHEDSKNPGVLKKVMLTYQDFIKGFVPMVNWAKLPVGKSFVPHYHETMQEIFIMTKGKAKMIVDKKSFILKPKDVMVVDKHEVHEMINIGKTDVFYVVFGVSEGIEGKTVIVTQ; encoded by the coding sequence ATGAAATTAATCAGAGCTTGCGATAAACAGTTCGAGTCCGCTTCCCACGAAGACTCTAAAAATCCTGGAGTTTTGAAAAAAGTCATGCTGACCTATCAGGATTTTATTAAAGGTTTTGTCCCAATGGTCAACTGGGCTAAGCTACCAGTTGGTAAAAGTTTTGTACCTCACTATCACGAAACTATGCAGGAAATCTTTATTATGACTAAAGGTAAAGCGAAGATGATTGTTGATAAGAAAAGCTTTATTTTAAAACCCAAAGATGTGATGGTAGTTGATAAACACGAAGTTCACGAAATGATTAATATTGGTAAAACTGATGTTTTTTATGTGGTGTTTGGGGTAAGTGAAGGAATTGAAGGAAAGACTGTTATTGTTACTCAATAA
- a CDS encoding type 1 glutamine amidotransferase-like domain-containing protein yields the protein MNKFLLTSAGFINPTISKFFLKTISKPVKDIAVLFIPTASRTKEELQYVEESKQELLDLEIKTIQVYDLDYELKPEQIKIYDVVYVCGGSTFYLLNKMREVNFKKSLQNYQGLYVGVSAGSIVMGPDIEVSAPWDENVVSMQDTTGLEFVDFVIVPHYQRKDKTIVDKLVQNAKYKIKTITDNQAIFIEGNKAKLIE from the coding sequence ATGAATAAATTTCTACTAACTTCTGCTGGTTTTATAAATCCTACTATTTCTAAATTCTTCTTAAAAACTATCAGTAAACCAGTTAAAGATATTGCTGTACTTTTTATTCCTACTGCTTCTAGAACAAAAGAAGAGCTTCAATATGTTGAAGAGTCAAAACAAGAATTACTTGATCTAGAAATTAAGACCATTCAGGTTTATGACCTTGATTACGAACTAAAACCTGAGCAAATAAAAATCTATGATGTGGTGTATGTTTGCGGGGGAAGCACTTTTTATTTGCTGAATAAGATGAGAGAGGTAAATTTTAAAAAAAGTTTACAAAACTACCAAGGTTTATATGTTGGAGTCAGTGCTGGAAGTATCGTAATGGGACCAGATATTGAAGTGAGTGCACCTTGGGATGAAAATGTTGTTAGTATGCAAGATACAACTGGGCTTGAGTTTGTTGATTTTGTTATAGTGCCACACTATCAAAGAAAAGATAAAACAATCGTAGACAAGCTTGTTCAAAATGCTAAATATAAAATTAAAACAATAACTGATAATCAAGCTATTTTTATAGAAGGAAACAAGGCTAAACTTATTGAGTAA